The Rhododendron vialii isolate Sample 1 chromosome 5a, ASM3025357v1 genome contains a region encoding:
- the LOC131326569 gene encoding aldehyde oxidase GLOX-like, whose protein sequence is MAAPIFFCLQLLCFAFTVIRTRAQPPGTWELLVQNAGIASMHTAVTRWNTVVLIDRTDIGASNLSLPNGVCRIDPNDLALTTDCYAHSALLDLETNTIRPLMILTDTWCSSGHFLPDGTLLHSGGWNDGNTKFRTFTPCINTSACDWEELPNTTSLYQGRWYATNQILPDGSIIIVGGIGISSVEYYPPKPGGAINFPFLANAGDNEGDNMYPYVHLLPQGNLFIFANNQSVLYDYVNNTIVLDFPQLEGGPRSYPSAGSSAMLALEGNYSTATIIICGGAQYDAFNNQSVNSTAKGSCGRIVATDPNPVWEMEEMPLVRIMGDMVMLPTGDILIINGAQAGSQGYGLATNPCLNPVLYQPDQPEGSRFMTLNPGSIPRLYHSTANLLPDGRVLLAGSNTHYYYTFDWDFPTELRIEAFSPEYLAADNVNLRPVVTKTPKTVQYGNLYNVYVTVLSPILEDCEVEVNFASAPFATHSFSQGQRLVKLGVTRVVSQVNGDYRIVFQAPPNGMVAPPGYYMMFVVNQGVPSVARWVQLTS, encoded by the exons ATGGCCGCTCCCATTTTCTTCTGTCTACAATTGCTCTGCTTCGCCTTCACAGTCATCCGAACGCGTGCCCAGCCCCCGGGCACGTGGGAACTCCTGGTGCAGAACGCCGGCATTGCCTCTATGCACACCGCGGTCACCCGGTGGAACACCGTGGTCCTTATCGACCGGACTGACATCGGCGCGTCCAATTTATCCCTCCCAAACGGCGTATGCCGCATCGACCCAAACGACCTGGCTTTAACGACCGATTGCTATGCCCACTCCGCTCTCCTCGACCTCGAAACCAACACAATCCGTCCCCTCATGATCCTCACCGACACTTGGTGCTCCTCGGGCCATTTCCTCCCTGACGGCACCCTACTCCATTCCGGCGGCTGGAACGACGGCAACACCAAGTTCCGAACATTCACCCCCTGCATAAACACTTCCGCTTGCGATTGGGAAGAGCTTCCGAACACCACGTCGCTGTACCAAGGGCGATGGTACGCTACCAACCAGATACTTCCCGACGGTTCTATCATAATAGTCGGGGGCATTGGCATCAGCAGCGTGGAGTATTACCCCCCGAAACCTGGCGGCGCAATCAATTTTCCATTCCTTGCCAATGCAGGAGACAACGAGGGGGATAATATGTATCCATACGTTCACCTTCTCCCTCAAGGAAATCTGTTTATATTTGCTAACAATCAATCTGTGTTATACGATTATGTTAATAATACTATTGTACTAGATTTTCCTCAGTTGGAGGGGGGGCCACGTAGTTATCCGTCTGCAGGATCCTCAGCTATGCTAGCATTGGAAGGGAATTATTCCACGGCCACGATCATCATTTGTGGTGGGGCCCAGTACGACGCCTTTAATAATCAGAGTGTGAATAGTACAGCCAAGGGGAGTTGCGGGCGGATTGTGGCGACGGATCCCAACCCAGTTTGGGAGATGGAGGAAATGCCGTTAGTTCGGATAATGGGGGACATGGTAATGCTACCAACAGGAGAC A TATTAATCATCAACGGGGCTCAAGCGGGGTCGCAAGGGTACGGATTGGCAACAAACCCATGTTTGAACCCGGTTCTATACCAACCTGACCAACCTGAGGGATCCCGGTTTATGACGCTAAACCCCGGTTCAATCCCTAGATTATACCACTCGACCGCGAATTTATTGCCCGATGGGAGAGTTTTGCTTGCCGGAAGTAACACGCATTACTACTACACTTTTGACTGGGATTTTCCGACGGAGCTTAGAATCGAGGCGTTTTCGCCGGAGTATTTGGCGGCAGACAACGTGAATTTGAGGCCGGTGGTGACAAAGACGCCAAAGACGGTGCAGTACGGGAATCTTTACAATGTGTATGTAACGGTGTTGTCGCCAATATTAGAAGACTGTGAGGTGGAGGTGAATTTTGCAAGTGCGCCTTTCGCTACCCATTCGTTTTCGCAAGGGCAGAGATTGGTAAAGTTGGGTGTCACTCGTGTCGTGTCGCAAGTTAATGGAGACTACAGGATCGTGTTTCAGGCGCCGCCCAATGGGATGGTGGCACCGCCAGGATATTATATGATGTTTGTTGTTAACCAGGGAGTGCCGAGTGTTGCTCGTTGGGTCCAATTGACCTCCTAA